In Paludibaculum fermentans, the genomic stretch CGCCTTCATCTCCGGGCAGTTCCCGGCCCAGGTCGTTGAAGACGGTGCAGGCGGCGGCGACGGCGAGAAGGCAGGCGATGGCCGCGGGTACCGGCTTGCGCATCAGAGTGAAGGCCAAGCCTAGGAAATAGAGGGGATTGGCGTACCAGCCCAGGACGCCAGCAAAGACTCCAGACCAGCCCACGGCCAGAGCTCGAAGACCCAGCATGATGTCGTCGGGCGTACCGCTTTTGCGAAAAGTGAGGGCAGGAAGACAACAAGCGATACCGTACAGGACCAGACTCACCAGTAAGCCGCTCTTCATTTTGGGTATTGTAGCCGAGAGGGCCGGTTGGCCGAGAGCGAAATGTACGCCTTGGTCCAGGAACAGGGCGTCGGTGTGTTGCGTATCGACAAGCAGCACTGAAAGGACTACCGTACCTGATGCCATTCTTCGAATCCCCGTTTACCCGCCGCACCCTGCTGCTGGGGGGCTGCGCCGCGGCTGTGTTGCTACTGGCTACTCCGTTCGTCGCCCGAGCCTTTGTGGTGCCGGGCGCTTCCATGGAATCCACGATTCTCGTGGGTGACCACCTGATTGTCGGGCGGCTGCACTCTCCGCCAAGGCTGGGTGACCTGGTCTCGTTCCACCCGCCACAGAGTCCGGAACAGAGCTTCATCAAGCGCGTTGCCGGTTTGCCCGGCGACCGGCTTCACTTTGTGAACAAGGTACTCTTCCGCAACGGCGAGGCGGTGAACGAGCCTTATGTGCAGCACAGCACATCCTTCGTCGACCCATACCGGGACAACTTCCCCTCCGAGCCGAACTTCCCGCTGCCCGATTCAGGGAAGAAGATGCTGGCGGAGCATCTCGTGAACGGGGAGATCGTGGTTCCGGCCGGCTGCTATTTCGTGTTGGGCGACAACAGAGACAACTCGCTCGACAGCCGGTATTGGGGGTTTGTCTCCGAGACGGCGCTGCAGGGGACGCCGCTGATGGTGTACTGGTCGAAGGATCCTAACGGCGGCACGCGCTGGTCGCGAACCTTCCAACCGCTAAAATAACCGCCTGCCGGTCAGATGAGCAGGCCGGCCAACGCAAGCAGGGCTGCGGCCGTGGAGGCGCCCCACCTGCCTGTGTAAGGGAGAAGGGCCAGTCCGGCCGCCAGGACGACG encodes the following:
- the lepB gene encoding signal peptidase I, which produces MPFFESPFTRRTLLLGGCAAAVLLLATPFVARAFVVPGASMESTILVGDHLIVGRLHSPPRLGDLVSFHPPQSPEQSFIKRVAGLPGDRLHFVNKVLFRNGEAVNEPYVQHSTSFVDPYRDNFPSEPNFPLPDSGKKMLAEHLVNGEIVVPAGCYFVLGDNRDNSLDSRYWGFVSETALQGTPLMVYWSKDPNGGTRWSRTFQPLK